The following coding sequences lie in one Hippoglossus hippoglossus isolate fHipHip1 chromosome 14, fHipHip1.pri, whole genome shotgun sequence genomic window:
- the timm22 gene encoding mitochondrial import inner membrane translocase subunit Tim22, with product MAASTGAAGAAAAAADPQGPGPAAPGLDTIQYSLMLEHLIGDKRPLKELSPGVMGGLPVPLKSDEQKMIERGMESCAFKSVLACVGGFVLGGAFGVFTAGIDTNVGFDPKDPLRTPTAREVLKDMGQRGMSYAKNFAIVGAMFSCTECVIESHRGKSDWKNAVYSGCVTGGAIGFRAGLKAGALGCGGFAAFSAAIEYYWR from the exons ATGGCCGCCTCCACGGGAGCTGCgggcgctgctgctgccgccgccgaCCCACAAGGTCCGGGCCCGGCTGCTCCGGGTCTGGACACCATCCAGTACAGCCTGATGCTGGAGCACCTGATCGGGGACAAGCGGCCGCTGAAGGAGCTGAGCCCCGGGGTGATGGGGGGACTGCCGGTGCCGCTGAAGAGCGACGAGCAGAAGATGATCGAGAGAGGAATGGAGAGCTGCGCCTTCAAGTCCGTGCTGGCCTGTGTGGGAG GGTTTGTTCTTGGAGGAGCCTTTGGTGTTTTCACTGCCGGCATCGACACCAACGTTGGCTTCGATCCTAAAGACCCCCTGAGAACTCCGACAGCTCGAGAAGTCCTCAAAGACATGGGCCAGAGGGGCATGTCCTACGCCAAGAACTTTGCCATCGTGGGCGCCATGTTCTCCTGCACAGAGTGCGTCATAGAATCA CACcgaggtaaatctgactggaaGAACGCAGTGTACAGCGGTTGTGTAACAGGAGGAGCGATTGGATTCCGTG CTGGTCTGAAAGCTGGGGCCCTGGGATGTGGAGGTTTTGCTGCGTTCTCCGCTGCCATTGAATATTATTGGCGGTGA